Proteins from a single region of Heterodontus francisci isolate sHetFra1 chromosome 27, sHetFra1.hap1, whole genome shotgun sequence:
- the cradd gene encoding death domain-containing protein CRADD isoform X1, with amino-acid sequence MEEKHRRILRRLRLELAGQLQVDQVVQYLYQERVLSLSFLEELLAEPVTLRRSLKLLDHLPSRGARAFPAFARSLREEFPWLCRRLEEEERVEEEQPAPPADKLRATISDHILNSVPTDKQLNQLSSNLGPEWERVVVDLGLKEADLYRCKMNHQYNVQSQILAAFILWKQRLGKRATVRSLCDSLILAEADFAVISNTFQEKH; translated from the exons ATGGAGGAGAAGCACCGGCGGATCTTGCGGCGCTTGCGGCTGGAGTTAGCGGGCCAGCTGCAGGTAGACCAGGTGGTTCAGTACCTGTACCAGGAGCGGGTGCTCAGCCTCAGCTTCCTGGAGGAGCTGCTGGCCGAGCCGGTCACACTCCGCCGGAGCCTCAAGCTGCTCGACCACCTGCCGAGCCGCGGAGCCCGGGCTTTCCCCGCCTTCGCCCGCTCCCTGCGGGAGGAATTTCCCTGGCTGTGCCGGCGGCTGGAGGAGGAAGAGCGAGTGGAGGAGGAGCAGCCCGCCCCGCCGGCAG ATAAATTACGAGCGACCATTTCAGACCACATCCTGAATAGCGTACCTACCGACAAGCAATTAAACCAGCTTTCCAGCAACTTGGGACCGGAATGGGAGAGAGTTGTGGTAGATCTCGGACTGAAGGAGGCAGATCTTTATAGATGTAAAATGAACCACCAATACAATGTACAGTCACAGATCTTGGCAGCCTTTATCCTGTGGAAACAACGGCTCGGAAAGCGAGCAACTGTGCGGAGCTTGTGCGACAGTCTGATTTTAGCAGAGGCCGACTTCGCAGTAATAAGCAACACATTTCAGGAAAAACATTGA